The nucleotide sequence TCGGGGGGCTGCACGTCGTCGACGTCCTGGGTGGTCTGCCGGATGTCGGTCATGTCGTCTCCTGGGGCCGTGGAAGCACGGGGCCGGGCGCGCCGGCCCCGTGCGGGGAGGGGGTCGAGCCGGGTCGGCCGGCCGCGGTCATCGCGCCTGTTTCCGCTTCGCCTGCTGCCTCTGGCGCTTCTTGCCGACCGGCTGCTGACGCTGCCCGGCGGCGGCGCGGGCACGCTGCTCCTCGATGTCGGCCTCGTGCTCCTCCACGGTCTTGCCGACCGGGGGGAGCCCCTTGGCGGCGCGGCGCTCGTTGAGCTCCTGCTCGGCCTGCGAGCCCGGGGTCGGGTTGTTGCGGATGACCCACCACTGCTGGCCCATGGACCAGACGTTGGAGACGGTCCAGTAGATGAGGACGCCGATGGGGAAGTTGATGCCGCCGATCGCGAAGACCAGGGGGAACAGGTACAGCATCATCTGCTGCTGGCGGTACATGGGGGAGGCCTTCGCGGCCTCGCTCATGTTCTTGGCCGTCAGCTGCTTCTGGGTGAAGAACTGCGAGGCGGACATCGCGACGATCATCACGATCGCCAGGAGGATCGTGGCCACGTGGTTGCCGTCGCCGGGGTTGAGCAGCGTGGAGAACAGCGGGGCGCCGAAGAACGTGGCCTCGTTGAAGGACTGCACGGTGGCCGCGTTCAGGACGTGCACGCCCTCGCCGGCGGCCGCGGACCCGGGCACGCCGTTGAGGACCTGGAACAGCCCGAAGAAGATGGGCATCTGCACCAGGATGGGCAGGCAGGCGGAGAACGGGTTGGAGCCGTGGCTCTTGTACAGCTCCATCTGCTCCTGGGCCATGGCCTGCCGGGACAGCTGGTCCTTCTTGCCCTTGTACTTGGCCTGGAGCTTGGCCATCTCCGGCTGCAGCTCCTGCATGCCGCGCATGGACTTGATCTGCTTGAGGAACAGCGGGATGGTCAGCGTGCGCATGACCAGGGTCAGGCCCACGATGCACAGCACCCAGGTGATGCCCGCGGCGGGGTCCATCCCGAGGGCCGTCAGCATCTCGTGGAACACCCACAGCACGGCGGAGACGACCCACCTGAAGGGGAAGAGGATCATTTCGAACAGGTTCATGGGGAAGGCTCTCCTTGGGCCGCGGGACCGGTGGCCCCGGCGGGGTGGTGCTGGTGGCGCTCAGCAAGGGTGGGATGGTTCAGCAGGACGATCCGGGGAAGGGACGCGAAGTCGGGGAAGACCCGGCCCCCGTCCGGGACCCTGTCGATCCCACCCGCCGCCCAGGGGTGGCAGCGGAGGAGCCTGCGGACGCTGAGGCCCAGGCCGCGCACGGCGCCGTGCACCGTGACGGACTCGAGGGCGTAGGCCGAGCAGGAGGGGAAGTACCGGCAGACGTCCCCGTACAGGGGGGAGACGATGGTCCGGTAGAGCTTGAGACCCGCGATGAGTGCGTTCTGGGGCAGGAACCACAGGACCTGCCACGCGGACGCCGGGCGGACGAACTCGTGGGGAGCCGCCGCGAGGAGGTCCTCGGGCGCGTGAGCGTGCTCGCTCATGACTCCGGCTCCTCCCGTGCGGGTCGTCGGTCTGCTGCGGTGGTCGTCGTCCCGGCGGTCCCGGGAGCCCCGGCCCGCGCGGACGCCGTCCGCCACGCCTTCGCGTAGTCGGCGGCCAGCTCCGTCCAGTCCGCGCGGGAGGCGGGCGGCAGCGCGCGCACCACGACGTCGTAACCGTACGGGGCCTGCCTGACCGTGGTCTGGGCGAGCTCCCGGAGGCGTCGCTTCACCTTGTTGCGGCGCACGGCGTTGCCCACGGCCTTCGAGACGACGAAGCCGAACCGGGCCGGGTGCTCTTCGCCGGTGGGACGCACATAGACGACGACGTTCCGGCGCCCGTTGCGGGCGCCGGAACGCGTGGTGGCCGAGAACTGGGCCGAGGTCCGGATCCGGTGCTGTTCAGGCAGCACGGTCCCGCTCCTGCACGGTCGGCGGCTCGGGCGGCTCCGGCACGACGACGAGCGCCCGTCGCGGGGCGGTCGTCGGAAGCGCCGGCGCCGACACGGACCGGCTCAGGCGGAGAGCTCGGTGCGGCCCTTGCT is from Kocuria rosea and encodes:
- the yidD gene encoding membrane protein insertion efficiency factor YidD gives rise to the protein MSEHAHAPEDLLAAAPHEFVRPASAWQVLWFLPQNALIAGLKLYRTIVSPLYGDVCRYFPSCSAYALESVTVHGAVRGLGLSVRRLLRCHPWAAGGIDRVPDGGRVFPDFASLPRIVLLNHPTLAERHQHHPAGATGPAAQGEPSP
- the yidC gene encoding membrane protein insertase YidC translates to MNLFEMILFPFRWVVSAVLWVFHEMLTALGMDPAAGITWVLCIVGLTLVMRTLTIPLFLKQIKSMRGMQELQPEMAKLQAKYKGKKDQLSRQAMAQEQMELYKSHGSNPFSACLPILVQMPIFFGLFQVLNGVPGSAAAGEGVHVLNAATVQSFNEATFFGAPLFSTLLNPGDGNHVATILLAIVMIVAMSASQFFTQKQLTAKNMSEAAKASPMYRQQQMMLYLFPLVFAIGGINFPIGVLIYWTVSNVWSMGQQWWVIRNNPTPGSQAEQELNERRAAKGLPPVGKTVEEHEADIEEQRARAAAGQRQQPVGKKRQRQQAKRKQAR
- the rnpA gene encoding ribonuclease P protein component: MLPEQHRIRTSAQFSATTRSGARNGRRNVVVYVRPTGEEHPARFGFVVSKAVGNAVRRNKVKRRLRELAQTTVRQAPYGYDVVVRALPPASRADWTELAADYAKAWRTASARAGAPGTAGTTTTAADRRPAREEPES